From Bradyrhizobium sp. 4:
AGCAAATTCAACCTGCCGGCGAGCCTGCTCGAGGGCATCCCGCAGGTCGGCGAGCACGACACCGCGATCCTGATGCACAATGACGGCGTGGTTCAGGGCCTCTCCGAGGTGCCGTTCATGCAGGACGTCGATCGCTGGGGCGTGCTCACCATCGGCACCGGCCTCGGCAATGCCCGCTTCACCAACCGCCGCAAGGACAACGGCAAAGACGGGGATTCCACGGGCAACGGGAAGAAAAAGGGCAAGTCCGACAAGGAGTAACCTTGACTGGTTAGGTTAAGGACCGGATTGCGTTGCGGTGCACGGGCCGCACGCTACGGTCGGAACCGTCGCCTCACCTGGCCGGCGAAGCCGCCCTTCCCAGCCAGTATTTTAATGAGCGGCACGGGACCGCCAGTGTTTACCGCGTCTGGCGGTCCCACCCCGCCTTTGCGGGTACCAGTGATTCGGGCACCGACGTGCCGCATCGGGCTTGCGCCGGGTCAGTGGCGAACGGCTCAGGCCCATTCCCGCGCAAACCCCCGCCGAAATCCGTGATCGCCCCCGATCATCACCGTGACATCGTGGGTCAGCCGGAAAACCGGCCCGATTTTCGCCCTCCCAGCCTTGTCTGGCCCGCCATCCTCGCCTATTAACGCCCGAACCACAGGGGCCATGCTCCTTACTTGGCGCCTTCAGGAGAGGTGGCAGAGTGGTCGAATGCACCGCACTCGAAATGCGGCATAGGTGCAAGCCTATCGGGGGTTCGAATCCCTCCCTCTCCGCCAACATCATCCGCCACAACAAAACGGCTTACAGAAAGCTCGATAGATCAGTCTGATCTTGCCGGCTCTCGCTCCGACAGCACCGTCCGCGCCGTCGCCACAAACGCCTGCGCGGCTGGCGACAACGTCCGCCCCTGGCGCTGCAGCAGCGACACCGGGCGGGTGATGGCAGGGCGTATCAGCGGTTTTGCGATCAGAGTCGGAAATTGATCCGCCGGCAGCATCGTCGCAGGAAGGATCGCGAGGCCGAGGCCCTGCGCCGTCATGGCGAGTGCGGTATTGATCAGCGTCACTTCATAGGTTGGGTTGAGGTGCTTGCCCTGGGTGCCCAGCGCCTGATCGATCTGCATGCGAATCCGCGTCTCGCCCCGCATCGCGATCGTGGGCATCTGAGCCAACTCGTCCCATGTCAGCGCGCGGCGTGCCGCGAAGTCGGCGGTGCGCCGGCCGATGGCGCTCAGGCGGCCGCGGGTCAGCGTCTCGATCGTCAGCTCCGCGAAGTCTCCCTCGACGCTGCCGATCGCGAACTCCGCATCCGTCGCGCTCAGACGCGGAACGAGATCGTCGGCGGCGACGTCGCGCATGTCGATTTCGATGTCGGGATAGCCTGCCCGGAATTTAGCGAGCACCGAGGGCAGCAGTGCCGATGCGGTACCGGCTGAGGCGAGAAACGCGACCCGGCCGGCGCGCGCCTGCGCCAGGTCGCGCATGCGCCGCGACAGGCCCAGCGCATCACCCAGCATGCGTTCGGCGGCGTGAACTGCCTCGTCAGCAGCCAGCGTCGGCTGCACCGAACGCGTGGAGCGATCGAACAGTTTAACGCCGAGCTGCGCTTCGAGCTGCTGGATCAATAGGCTCGCCGCCGATTGCGTGATTCCCAGCTCGCGCGCGGCCCGCGTGATGCTGCGCGTCCGGTACACGCCGGTGAAGGCCTGCAATTGCCGCAAGGTGACGTTCATAGGCAAAGCTCATGAATTGATGAGTTCTTTCCGGCTTATCACATAAGCGAGCATGCAATAAAATGCATGCCGTGGACGGTGAAGTCGCGATCGCCAAGGGATCGGAAACGAACATGAGAACACAGGTGCTGGTGGTGGGCGCCGGGCCCGTCGGATTGACGGCGGCGATGGATCTGGCATCCCGTGGGATCGACGTCGTGGTCGCGGAGATCCGCCAAGCCGGCGATCCGCCCAGCGTCAAATGCAACCACGTCTCGGCGCGTTCGATGGAGATCTTCCGCCGGCTCGGCGTCGCCGCAAAGCTGCGCGACGCAGGCCTGCCCGCAGATTTCCCGAACGACTGCTCCTACCGGACCACGGCGACCGGCATCGAGCTGTGCCGCATCGACATTCCCTCGCGCGCACGCCGCTACAGCGCCACCGGTGGCCCCGATACCTGGTGGCCGACGCCGGAGCCGCCGCACCGGATCAACCAAGTCTATCTCGAGCCGATCCTATTCAGCCATGCCGCCGCTCAGTCGCGCATCACCATTTTGGCGCGCACGGAAATCACGGACATCGAGCAGAATGACGACCATGTGGTCGCACTGGCGCGCGACCTCGACAGCGGAAGCTCGCTCCGCATCGAGGCATCCTTTGTGATCGGTTGCGATGGCAGCCGTTCCCTGGTTCGCAAATCGATCGGCGCCAACCTGTCCGGCACGCCGGTGATCCAGCGGGTGCAATCGACCTTCATCGAAGCGCCGCAGCTCAAGGAGCTGATGGGCGCGCACAAGCCAGCCTGGATGGTGCTCTCGCTCAACCCGCGACGCTCAGGCACGACGGTGGCGATCGACGGTCGTGACCGCTGGCTGATCCACAATCACCTGAAGCCAGACGAGCCCGAATTTGATTCGGTCGATCGGCACTGGGCCATCCGCGCCATTCTCGGCGTCGACGAGCGCTTCGAATACCGCGTCCTCAGCAAGGAGGACTGGGTCGGCCGCCGGCTTGTCGCCGATCGCTTCCGCGACCGCAGGGTCTTCATCTGCGGCGACGCCGCGCATCTGTGGATGCCATATGCGGGCTACGGCATGAATGCGGGCATTGCGGACGCCGTCGACCTGTGCTGGCAGGTGGCGGCGCATCTGAACGGGTGGGCGCCGGCTTCGATCCTCGATGCCTACGAGGCGGAGCGTCAGCCCATCACCGAACAGGTGTCGCGCTTTGCCATGGAGCATGCGATGAAGATGATGGCGCAGCGTGGCGGAGTCTCCGCGGAGATCGAGGACGACACGCCGCGCGGCCACGCGGCGCGCGCAGCGTTGGCCAGGGCGGCCTACGACCTCAACGTGCAGCAATATTGCTGCGCCGGATTGAACTTCGGCTACTATTACGATGCCTCGCCGATCATTGCCTATGACGGCGAGACGCCGCCGGCCTACGCGATGGGCAGCTTCACGCCCTCCACCGTGCCGGGCGCTCGCGCGCCGCACCTGTTTCTGCGGGACGGGCGATCGCTCTACGATGCCTTCGGCACCGGCTACACTTTGCTGCGGTTCGATCCGGCGATCGATGTGGCGCCATTGAAGTCTGCCGCAGAGCAGCGCGGCATTCCGCTCGCGCTGGTCGACATCGCGCCAGACGAAGCGAACGGCGCGTATGCCGAGAAGCTGGTGCTGGCGCGGCCCGATCAGCACATCGCCTGGCGCGGGCAGGCTGCGCCCGCGGACCCACAAGGCTTGCTGACGCGCATTACTGGTGCTTCGGCGTAAGGCGATTTGAAGCGGACGGTCTCGCGGCGAAGTCCGTCAGGACGTGGTTTACAAAGTCGTGGTTCACAAACAAGAACGCACCGGGGAGGGAAACGTGTTTCACGTTGCAAGCCGCCGCATTTTGGCCGTGCTGACGGCCGCGAGTTTCGCCGTGCTGCCGTTGGAAGCGAGCCGAGCGGCCTATCCCGAGCAATTGATCAAGATCATCGTGACCTTTCCGCCTGGCGGCAGCGCCGATACCGTCATCCGCGCGCTCGAACCGCTGGTCACTGCCGAGCTCAAACAGGGTCTCGTGATCGAGAACCGCGCGGGTGCTGGAGGCAACATCGGCATGGCCGCGGTCGCGCAGGCCAAGCCCGATGGCTATACGCTCGGCGTCGCGCCGGCAGGCAGTCTGACGGTGAATCCGCATCTCAATTCGTCGATGCCGTTCGATCCGAAGGATCTTGCGCCGATCACCCTGCTCGCGGAAATTCCCTTCGTGCTGGTTGCGTCCGCGAACGTGCCGGCGCATACGGTCGCGGAAACGATCGCGCTCGCCAAGGCCAGGCCGGGCGCGTTGTCAATCGGGCATGGCGGCAATTCGACGGCCATGCACTTGACCGCGGCACTGTTCACGCAGAAGACCGGGATCGCCATGGAGTTGGTCCCTTATCGCGGGACCGCGCCGGCGACGGTCGACGTTCTCGCAGGCCATGTCCCCTTCGCGGTGCTGGATATCCCCGCATCGAGGCAACTGATCCTCGAAGGCAAGCTCAACGCCATCGGTGTGTCGTCTGCCCAGCGTCTTTCGTCCTTGCCCGATGTGCCGACACTCGCCGAGAGCGGGATTGCGGGTTTCGAATCCGTTGGCTGGTTCGGGCTGGTTGCTCCGGCCGGCACGCCAGTCGATATCGTCGGCCGGTTGAACGAAGCCTTCGGAAAAGCCCTGAAGGACCCTTCGGTGGTCGAGAAGATCCGGACGCTTGGCGCAGAGCCTGCGCCGACCTCGCCCGAGCAGTTCAGCCGCTTCATCCAAAGCGAAAGCTCGAAATGGGGAAAGCTGATCAGTGAAGCGGGCATCAAGGCGAATTAAGTGTCGCCCAGTCAGACGATTCCGCCCCGCGTAAGTCATTGATCTTGCAGCCCCGGTCTACTGTGCATGGGGTTGTTTTCGCGCGTTTTGTTGTTGGGCGTTGGAAAGCTTACAGGTAATCGTCACGCCGCCCCCGGCTGGTCTCTCCAGTTGGGATCCACCGACAAGGGCAAAACGCGCATGCAATCTTCCGGCAGCGGCTGGGGCAACGGGCTTCTTGGCGTCATCATCTTCAGCGGCTCGCTGCCGGCGACGCGCGTGGCGGTCGGCGGGTTTTCCGCGCTGTTCCTGACCTCGGTGCGCGCGGTCATCGCGGCGCTGATCGGTGTGGCCGTGCTCGGCCTGCTCCGCCAGGCGCGGCCGGCGCGTGGGGATCTCGTCTCGCTCGCCATCGTCGCCATCGGCGTCGTGGTCGGTTTTCCCTTGCTGACGGCGCTCGCGCTCCAGCACATCACCTCGGCGCATTCGATCGTCTTCATCGGGCTCTTGCCGCTGTCGACCGCGATCTTCGGCGTGCTGCGCGGCGGCGAACGGCCGCAGCCGATGTTTTGGCTGTTCGCTATCCTGGGCAGCGCCACGGTCGCGGGCTTTGCCCTCTCCAACGACGGCACCGCATCGCTCACCGGCGATCTGCTGATGGTCGCGGCGATCGTGCTGTGCGGGCTCGGCTATGCCGAAGGCGCAGCGCTGTCGCGCCGCCTTGGCGGCTGGCAGGTGATCTCCTGGGCGCTGCTGCTGTCGCTGCCGCTGATGCTGCCCGTCGCTATTCTAACCTGGCCGTCGACATGGAGCGGCATCGGCGTGCCCGCCTGGATCGGGCTCGCCTACGTCTCGATCTTCAGCATGTTCGTCGGTTTCATCTTCTGGTACCGCGGGCTCGCGCTCGGCGGCATTGCCCGCGTCGGCCAGTTGCAGCAGCTCCAGCCGTTCTTCGGCCTTGCGCTTGCCGGCTTGCTTCTGCACGAACCGGTCGCCTGGAGCATGATCGTCGCGACCGCGCTGGTGGTCGCATGTGTCTTCTTCGCGCGGCGGTTTGCCTGAGGCCGCCTCACGCGCCCCCCATCACCGTCCGCGTCAGCGTGCTCCGCGCAAACTTCTTCAGCGGCATCGGCTTGCCGAACAGAAAACCCTGCACGAGGTCGAAGCCGAGCTCGTTCGCGGTGACCAGGTCGGCGCGGCTCTCGACGCCCTCGGCGACGGCGCGCACGCCATAGCCGTGCGAAAGCTCGACGATGTGGCGGCACACCGTGCGCTTGAGGCGATCGGTGCCGCTGCCGGTGACGAAGTGCCGGTCGGCCTTCAGCTTGATGAAGGGAATTTTGCCCAAGTCCATCAGCGATGGCCAGTTGGCGCCGAGATTGTCGATCGACAGGCCGATATTGTGCAGACGCAGTTCGCGGGCGACCTCAACCATGAGATCGAGGTCGCGGATCGCCTCCTCGCTGTCGATCTCGATCGTCAGCCCGCCGAACGCCGGATGCGTCGGCACGCGGCGGCAGAGATCGCGCACGGCCTGCGGCTCCTTCAGATATGACGCCGGCAAGTTGATCGCGAGATCGACCGGGCTCTGCTGCTCCAGCAGATAGTGCCAGTCCTGCATGGCGCGCTCGATCACGAATTCGGAGAGGTCGCGCATATTCGGGTCGTGCTCTTCGGGGATGAAATAGGCGGGCGGCACCACGCCCCAGGTCGGATGCCGCATCCGCACCAGCGCCTCGGCGCTATTGCGGATCAGCGTGCGCGCGTCGATCTTGGGCTGGTACCAGAGCTCGAGCCAGCCGGCGTGCAGGGCCTCGCCGACGTGCACGGCGGGGCTCGGCGCCGGCTCCTCGGGCAACAGCATCGCGACGCGGTCGCGCAGCGTCTCCGCGGCAAACGGCGTGGTCAGCGGCGGCAGCATCTTGAGGCCGTATTCCTCGCCGACCTGCTGCACGGCCCTGACGATGATCGACTCGCGGGCGCCCACAGTCAGAACCCTGCCGTCGAAGGCCTCGCGCACCAGCGTCTCCAGAAATTTGCCGGGCTCGATGCCGTCGGCGGCGATGCCGAGCAGGATCAGGTCGGGCAATTCGCTCGTCAGCACGCTCTGCAGCTCCTCGGCGCTGGCGCATTCGGTGGTGACGAAGCCGAGATCCTCCAGCACTTCCGCGAGAAACGCGCGAAGATGGCGCTTGCCGTCGGCGACGCATGCGCGCGGCTTCACCTTTCGCCGTCCGAAGGTCTTCGGCCTTCGTTCGGCGAGTTCTACAATGTCGTCGTTCATCGCAAGCACTCCCGTTCCGTGCCGGTGTGTTAGCGACGTGAGCAGTTTCAAATATGGAAGGCTTCAGTCGATCGTCGAATTATCTGGGTAACGTTAAAGCACCCATCATGTCTAAAATTGTCTGGGTCTCGTTCGAGAAGTTTTTACGTCTGCCCGCGCATCGGGCGCAGGGTTGCGACAATCACGAGAGATTTCGCGACGTGCAGTAAGGCTGCATGCGCGCGCACTGTCCTGCAATTGGACCAAGCCGCGCGCGCCTCGCCCAATTGAATAATGGAGCGCCTCAATTGCGCGTCATGCGCGCATTTTTCCCGGTTCGCTCGTGACGGTTCTGCGACAATGCGTCGGTGCGCGCTGGCGCCAATGTGAAGCACATCACAAGCGGATTGCTGCAGGTGCGCTATTGCTCTGGCAGCCGGTGGTGGGCTGTCGAGGATCGCAGCAATGACGTCGCGGCGAATAATGTATTGGTGGTTCAGGTTCGTGCTGTCAGGACGATTTCTCGATCGCTTCCTGTGCCTGCCGCGCGCGCACTGAGCATGATCCGGAAAAGTGTGCAGCGGTTTTCCGACAAGATCATGCTCAACTGACAAGCTAAAGCGCGCCAGGCGCGCTTTAGTCGCGGGATCAGGTTTGGCCGATCAGCTTGCGCAACGCGGCCGCGCCGTCCTCGATCACGTCGCGTCCCTTCCAGGCCAGATAGGACAGCTTTCCGCCGAGCGTGTCGTGGCTGCGTAGCCGGCGCGAGCCGAGAATGTGGCCGACATTGGAGGGGAAGCGGCTCACCTCGGCGGACACCAGCGCCGCGATCGCGTCCATCAATTGCTGGAGCCGAATGCCCCATTCGCAATGTTCGATGCCGTCGATCCGCACCTTGAGCGCATATTCGGTGTCGTAGATCTCGGCGAGCAGGTCGCGCGCAATCAGCACCCGGTTGTGCCGGAGCGCGATGCGCAAGGCGAGGCGCCTGTCGTCGAGCTGGTCGAGCACCATGTGAACGACGCAGGCATAGGGCGTGGCTGCGACATCGGCGGCGCTCTTGCTCGCGGCGGCCTTGGTGGCAAGGCGCACCAATTGCCAGAACGTCTTCAGCCGCTTGGCCACCAGCGTGAGCGCGAACGGCAGCGCCTCGGGATGGGCCTTCTTGAAGGCGTCCAATCGTGCGGTGATCTGATCAACGGTGCCGTCGTCGAATTTCGCGATCTTCTCGGGCAGCTTTTCGCTGAACTTCGGCAGCGCGGCGCCAGCGCGCAGCACATGTTGCATCTTCTTCACGTCGTCGAAGGCGGTGCGCGATGCCGTATATTGCGCGAGCTTGCCGCGCGCGAACTCGGTGCTCTCCGCTGATGCGAGGGTGCTCTCGAGAACCTTGACGACCTTGGTCTGGAAGGTCGATGCGATCTTCAGCACTTCCTTCTGGTTGTTGGCGGCGACCTGGTCGCTGATCGCCTTGATGTAGTCGCGCGCCATGGTCGGCAGCAGGTCGCGGCAGATCCACTCCCAGATCGGGGTGAGTGTGTTGCGCGAGATCCGCCCCACATTGGCATGCTCGGGCGCGCCGTCGATCAGAAGCAGCTCGAGCGGCGCAAAGAAATGGCGCGAGGGACTGGTGGCGCGCGCCTGGTTCGATCCGTCCTTGCGAAACTCGGCGCGC
This genomic window contains:
- a CDS encoding LysR family transcriptional regulator, producing the protein MNVTLRQLQAFTGVYRTRSITRAARELGITQSAASLLIQQLEAQLGVKLFDRSTRSVQPTLAADEAVHAAERMLGDALGLSRRMRDLAQARAGRVAFLASAGTASALLPSVLAKFRAGYPDIEIDMRDVAADDLVPRLSATDAEFAIGSVEGDFAELTIETLTRGRLSAIGRRTADFAARRALTWDELAQMPTIAMRGETRIRMQIDQALGTQGKHLNPTYEVTLINTALAMTAQGLGLAILPATMLPADQFPTLIAKPLIRPAITRPVSLLQRQGRTLSPAAQAFVATARTVLSEREPARSD
- a CDS encoding FAD-dependent oxidoreductase; amino-acid sequence: MRTQVLVVGAGPVGLTAAMDLASRGIDVVVAEIRQAGDPPSVKCNHVSARSMEIFRRLGVAAKLRDAGLPADFPNDCSYRTTATGIELCRIDIPSRARRYSATGGPDTWWPTPEPPHRINQVYLEPILFSHAAAQSRITILARTEITDIEQNDDHVVALARDLDSGSSLRIEASFVIGCDGSRSLVRKSIGANLSGTPVIQRVQSTFIEAPQLKELMGAHKPAWMVLSLNPRRSGTTVAIDGRDRWLIHNHLKPDEPEFDSVDRHWAIRAILGVDERFEYRVLSKEDWVGRRLVADRFRDRRVFICGDAAHLWMPYAGYGMNAGIADAVDLCWQVAAHLNGWAPASILDAYEAERQPITEQVSRFAMEHAMKMMAQRGGVSAEIEDDTPRGHAARAALARAAYDLNVQQYCCAGLNFGYYYDASPIIAYDGETPPAYAMGSFTPSTVPGARAPHLFLRDGRSLYDAFGTGYTLLRFDPAIDVAPLKSAAEQRGIPLALVDIAPDEANGAYAEKLVLARPDQHIAWRGQAAPADPQGLLTRITGASA
- a CDS encoding tripartite tricarboxylate transporter substrate binding protein — translated: MFHVASRRILAVLTAASFAVLPLEASRAAYPEQLIKIIVTFPPGGSADTVIRALEPLVTAELKQGLVIENRAGAGGNIGMAAVAQAKPDGYTLGVAPAGSLTVNPHLNSSMPFDPKDLAPITLLAEIPFVLVASANVPAHTVAETIALAKARPGALSIGHGGNSTAMHLTAALFTQKTGIAMELVPYRGTAPATVDVLAGHVPFAVLDIPASRQLILEGKLNAIGVSSAQRLSSLPDVPTLAESGIAGFESVGWFGLVAPAGTPVDIVGRLNEAFGKALKDPSVVEKIRTLGAEPAPTSPEQFSRFIQSESSKWGKLISEAGIKAN
- a CDS encoding DMT family transporter, yielding MQSSGSGWGNGLLGVIIFSGSLPATRVAVGGFSALFLTSVRAVIAALIGVAVLGLLRQARPARGDLVSLAIVAIGVVVGFPLLTALALQHITSAHSIVFIGLLPLSTAIFGVLRGGERPQPMFWLFAILGSATVAGFALSNDGTASLTGDLLMVAAIVLCGLGYAEGAALSRRLGGWQVISWALLLSLPLMLPVAILTWPSTWSGIGVPAWIGLAYVSIFSMFVGFIFWYRGLALGGIARVGQLQQLQPFFGLALAGLLLHEPVAWSMIVATALVVACVFFARRFA
- a CDS encoding EAL domain-containing response regulator; translation: MNDDIVELAERRPKTFGRRKVKPRACVADGKRHLRAFLAEVLEDLGFVTTECASAEELQSVLTSELPDLILLGIAADGIEPGKFLETLVREAFDGRVLTVGARESIIVRAVQQVGEEYGLKMLPPLTTPFAAETLRDRVAMLLPEEPAPSPAVHVGEALHAGWLELWYQPKIDARTLIRNSAEALVRMRHPTWGVVPPAYFIPEEHDPNMRDLSEFVIERAMQDWHYLLEQQSPVDLAINLPASYLKEPQAVRDLCRRVPTHPAFGGLTIEIDSEEAIRDLDLMVEVARELRLHNIGLSIDNLGANWPSLMDLGKIPFIKLKADRHFVTGSGTDRLKRTVCRHIVELSHGYGVRAVAEGVESRADLVTANELGFDLVQGFLFGKPMPLKKFARSTLTRTVMGGA